From a single Hemitrygon akajei chromosome 28, sHemAka1.3, whole genome shotgun sequence genomic region:
- the LOC140717813 gene encoding histone H3: MARTKQTARKSTGGKAPRKQLATKAARKSAPATGGVKKPHRYRPGTVALREIRRYQKSTELLIRKLPFQRLVREIAQDFKTDLRFQSSAVMALQEASEAYLVGLFEDTNLCAIHAKRVTIMPKDIQLARRIRGERA; the protein is encoded by the coding sequence ATGGCCCGCACCAAGCAGACAGCGCGCAAATCGACTGGCGGAAAAGCTCCTCGCAAACAGTTGGCGACCAAAGCGGCGCGGAAGAGCGCTCCTGCCACCGGCGGAGTGAAGAAGCCTCATCGCTACCGGCCCGGCACCGTGGCTCTGAGGGAGATCCGGCGCTACCAGAAATCCACCGAGCTGCTCATCCGCAAACTTCCCTTCCAGCGCCTGGTCCGGGAGATCGCTCAGGACTTCAAAACCGATCTGCGTTTCCAGAGCTCGGCCGTCATGGCCCTGCAGGAGGCAAGTGAGGCTTACCTGGTCGGGCTCTTTGAGGACACTAACCTGTGCGCCATCCACGCCAAGCGAGTCACCATTATGCCCAAGGACATCCAGTTGGCTCGCCGCATCCGCGGGGAGCGCGCTTAA
- the LOC140717552 gene encoding histone H1-like, whose amino-acid sequence MTETAPVETAPPAAPAAAKKTPKKKAAVRSKPTGPSLGEQIDKIVAGCRDRKGMSCAAIMKALDGSGVDVVKRRPQIKMSIKRKVESGSLVQMKGSGLSGSFKSGKGKSAVKVVKKANKPAAKKSATKKSPSKKLGAKKPAAKKAGAKKPAAKKPAAKKPTAKKAAAKKTAAKKAAPKPKKAAAPKTKAAKKPKSKSAKPKKTAVKK is encoded by the coding sequence ATGACTGAGACAGCACCCGTCGAAACGGCTCCTCCAGCCGCACCCGCCGCCGCAAAAAAGACTCCGAAGAAGAAGGCGGCTGTCCGGAGCAAACCAACCGGTCCCTCGCTGGGCGAACAGATCGATAAGATCGTGGCGGGTTGTCGCGATAGGAAGGGTATGTCCTGCGCGGCCATCATGAAGGCTCTGGACGGCAGCGGTGTCGATGTGGTGAAACGTCGCCCCCAGATCAAGATGAGCATCAAGAGGAAAGTGGAAAGCGGCTCCTTGGTTCAGATGAAGGGCTCTGGTCTTTCGGGATCCTTTAAATCCGGTAAAGGGAAAAGTGCCgtgaaggtggtgaagaaagcgaacAAGCCAGCGGCAAAGAAATCTGCCACCAAGAAATCTCCCAGCAAGAAGCTTGGCGCCAAGAAACCAGCGGCTAAGAAAGCGGGAGCTAAGAAACCAGCGGCTAAGAAACCCGCAGCTAAGAAACCAACGGCTAAGAAAGCAGCAGCTAAGAAAACCGCGGCTAAGAAAGCGGCGCCGAAGCCCAAGAAAGCCGCAGCCCCGAAGACGAAGGCGGCCAAAAAGCCGAAGTCGAAATCCGCGAAACCCAAGAAGACAGCAGTCAAAAAGTGA